One genomic segment of Molothrus ater isolate BHLD 08-10-18 breed brown headed cowbird unplaced genomic scaffold, BPBGC_Mater_1.1 matUn_MA516, whole genome shotgun sequence includes these proteins:
- the LOC118701195 gene encoding zinc finger protein 180-like isoform X3, giving the protein MLRDTEAEQELSMESREDKCPRQNLVAEAVLSSSTAQEANGEEKARRCRTRRGCKRRWRGCEGERASLGREGGRRWSQSSELVLHEQLHDGEKHHTCVECGKSFRWNCHLILHQRIHTGERPYECGECGKSFSRSSSLISHQRIHMVRSPMSVLSVGRASGGAVT; this is encoded by the exons atgctCCGGGACActgaggcag agcaggagctgagcatggagagcagggaggacaaatgCCCGCGGCAGAACCTGGTGGCAGAGGCCGTTTTGAGCAGCTCCACGGCGCAGGAAGCCAACGGGGAGGAAAAGGCCCGGAGATGCCGCacgaggaggggctgcaaacgCAGATGGCGGGGATGTGAGGGGGAAAGAGCCAGCCTGGGCCGGGAAGGCGGCCGGAGATGGAGCCAGAGCTCGGAGCTGGTGCTccatgagcagctccatgaTGGGGAGAAGCACCACACATGCgtggagtgtgggaagagcttcaggtggAACTGCCACCTGATCCTGcaccagaggatccacactggggaacggccctacgagtgtggggagtgtgggaagagcttcagccgGAGCTCCAGCCTGATCAGCCACCAAAGGATCCACATGGTCAGAAGCCCTATGAGTGTTctgagtgtgggaagagcttcaggcgGAGCTGTGACCTGA
- the LOC118701195 gene encoding zinc finger protein 180-like isoform X1 gives MATAALAPASSASSLRSSVSPCSSLVFPKPGFPISKPWEAARKRKMLRDTEAEQELSMESREDKCPRQNLVAEAVLSSSTAQEANGEEKARRCRTRRGCKRRWRGCEGERASLGREGGRRWSQSSELVLHEQLHDGEKHHTCVECGKSFRWNCHLILHQRIHTGERPYECGECGKSFSRSSSLISHQRIHMVRSPMSVLSVGRASGGAVT, from the exons ATGGCAACGGCAGCACTGgctccagcttcctcagcttcttctttaag GTCTTCAGTTTCACCGTGCTCATCCCTTGTTTtccccaaaccaggatttcccaTTTCCAAGCCCTGGGAGGCTgcgaggaagaggaagatgctCCGGGACActgaggcag agcaggagctgagcatggagagcagggaggacaaatgCCCGCGGCAGAACCTGGTGGCAGAGGCCGTTTTGAGCAGCTCCACGGCGCAGGAAGCCAACGGGGAGGAAAAGGCCCGGAGATGCCGCacgaggaggggctgcaaacgCAGATGGCGGGGATGTGAGGGGGAAAGAGCCAGCCTGGGCCGGGAAGGCGGCCGGAGATGGAGCCAGAGCTCGGAGCTGGTGCTccatgagcagctccatgaTGGGGAGAAGCACCACACATGCgtggagtgtgggaagagcttcaggtggAACTGCCACCTGATCCTGcaccagaggatccacactggggaacggccctacgagtgtggggagtgtgggaagagcttcagccgGAGCTCCAGCCTGATCAGCCACCAAAGGATCCACATGGTCAGAAGCCCTATGAGTGTTctgagtgtgggaagagcttcaggcgGAGCTGTGACCTGA
- the LOC118701195 gene encoding zinc finger protein 74-like isoform X2 → MEPGQDFPFPSPGRLRGRGRCSGTLRQELSMESREDKCPRQNLVAEAVLSSSTAQEANGEEKARRCRTRRGCKRRWRGCEGERASLGREGGRRWSQSSELVLHEQLHDGEKHHTCVECGKSFRWNCHLILHQRIHTGERPYECGECGKSFSRSSSLISHQRIHMVRSPMSVLSVGRASGGAVT, encoded by the exons gatttcccaTTTCCAAGCCCTGGGAGGCTgcgaggaagaggaagatgctCCGGGACActgaggcag gagctgagcatggagagcagggaggacaaatgCCCGCGGCAGAACCTGGTGGCAGAGGCCGTTTTGAGCAGCTCCACGGCGCAGGAAGCCAACGGGGAGGAAAAGGCCCGGAGATGCCGCacgaggaggggctgcaaacgCAGATGGCGGGGATGTGAGGGGGAAAGAGCCAGCCTGGGCCGGGAAGGCGGCCGGAGATGGAGCCAGAGCTCGGAGCTGGTGCTccatgagcagctccatgaTGGGGAGAAGCACCACACATGCgtggagtgtgggaagagcttcaggtggAACTGCCACCTGATCCTGcaccagaggatccacactggggaacggccctacgagtgtggggagtgtgggaagagcttcagccgGAGCTCCAGCCTGATCAGCCACCAAAGGATCCACATGGTCAGAAGCCCTATGAGTGTTctgagtgtgggaagagcttcaggcgGAGCTGTGACCTGA